GATTTGAGACAAGCAAGACTACCGATAGTGAAGGCACTCCCATGACTGTTAAAAATGTATTTTTGGTGACTAAGGAAGGGGAATTATTGCTGGCAACTCAAAGTGCCGAGGATGCAAATTCATTCAATAAATATATACAAAAATCGACCGGAGGGTTGGTGATAGAAACAGATAATCGGTTATTATTTTTTGGGATAATGCTTTTTCCCAGCTTGTTTTTAGTTATTGGTTTTAGAGTATTTTCTCGTACATTGCGTTATTCTATTGTTGAAACTTACATTTTTGACAAGACTGCAAGTACCTTAACTACGAAGAAAAGGGGAATATGGGTGAATAAAGTTGCCGAACGATCGCTCGCTGAAATTTCGGAAGTCAAATTAGAAACAGAACACACCGAAAATGGTATCTTATGCGAGATATATTTGCTAATAGATGGGGGCGATCGCCTATTTTTAAGTAGTAGCTTGAACCATAAAAAACAACAAAAAATGGCTGATTTAATTCGTGGCTATCTCGACGGGCGATCCGTCTGAATAAATACACTTACCTCAAAAGTGATCTGGAAAATTCTGCAAAAGATGTCAATCAATTAAACAGGAGTTAATACCGATGATGAAAATAATTGAAAAAACCGAACATCTTCTCAAACTTAAAAATGGATTAAGTTTGTTTGGTTTGGTATTTCCTGCTCTATGGCTGATAGGATTTACGGGAATACCCTTGTCAATGATACTTATCCCGATGTCCTCTTCAGGAGTGGAAAGACTTTCGTGCAAAAAAATTGAGCCAAAAATCGCAAGTTGCGAAATGAGTAAGTCAAGTTTTATGGGATTAGTTAAAGGAGAATTACAGTCCATCCCACAAGTCAAGGAGGCTAGAGTTGACAAAATAGATACTACTGATAGCGATGGGAACTCAACTTTCAAACACAATGTATTTTTGGTAACTAACCAAGGAAGTGTTTACCTACCGTCCCAAACTGTTGACGATGCAAACTCGTTCAATCAATATATACAAAACTCTGTTGAAAAATTAGTAATAGAAAAAGATAATCGGGTGTTAGATTTCGGTGGGATACTTATTTTTGGTAGCTTTGTCGTTATTGGTTTCGCTGCGGTGTATTCTATGATCGATGATTTATTCAGTGTTGATACTTACATTTTTGACAAAAATACAAGTATCTTAACTCTTAAAAAAAGGGGGATAAGGACGAATAAAGTGGTCGAGAAATCGCTCAGTAAAATTTCTGAAGTCGAATTAAAAACAGTTCAATACAAAACAGAACATATGGACAGCTATATCCACGAGTACGAGGTACGTTTGCTAATGAATGAGGGAGATATCCTATGTTTAAGCCGTAGCTCAAATCGGGAAGAGCAACAAAAAATGGCTGATTTGATTCGTGGCTATCTCGACGAGCGATCGCCAAAGTCAATCACCAACGATAAATAACGGAAGGCTATCTCCAACAAAGGCGCAGGTGAACTTGCGACATTTGTTGTCGGTTACAAATTTTAGTGTTAGCCTATTATTAATATGAAAATAGTCATGGCATAGGACTACTTCAAATAATATATAAGTTAACAATTGGGCGGAGATGGGTCAGCAAGTCGATCGGTGGTAGCAATTTTGGAGTTAAAGGCTAAAATAAATGAAAATAATCAAGCAGACAGCAGATGAACTAATCATTCAGACTAAAAGCATATTAGATTTTTGGTTGGCTAGTTGTTTATTAATGACATTTGGACTGATCGGGCTGACTTTTGACTATCATGCAGTAACACTTAGCTGCGAGCGATCGCACCAAAAGCAAGGAAATTGCCAGTTGGTACGATCGCACTTACTGGGATCGAACATCCAAGAAATTCAGCTTGCTACGTTGCAGGGAGCTAAAGTAGAAAGATTGGGCTACAAAAGCAGAGTTATACTTGTGACTTCTGTTGGCGATGTTCCTTTCAGTGCTAACTCTACTAACTGGGGGAATAAAGACGCTGCTGCTTCGGACATTAATTTTTTTGTTAAAAACGCAAAATCTCGCTTGCTGCGCTTAAGCCAAGACGATCGCTTTTTGGGATGGACAGGAGGCATATTTTTGCTCGCAGGAGTCGGAGTCATCGCCTTGGGAAATAAAGAAACCTACAGCTTCGATGGAAGTTCAAACACCTTGACTGTTAAACGGCGGGGTTTGTTGGGGCGTACAGTAATGCAACGCTGTCTGGGCGACATTTATGGGGTGGAAGTCGATCGCACCATAGATCGGGATCATGATATTTGGTATCAAGTGAGATTGTTAGTTTGTGGAGGAGATCGCATATCCCTTCCCCAGACAATGAACCCCTACGAGCAAGTAGAAATGACCAAAGCGATTAACAACTATCTGCACGCGCGATCGCTCCAAGGTGTTTGTAGTGAGGATTTTAGTTGCAAACCTTCTGCGGACTAAAGTCCTCACTACAAACCTAGTTATTTGTTTCAATCTTTCAACTTCCAACCGGGTTTGACAACTTGCCGCGATCGGGCAATTACTAAAGAGTCATTTGGGACATCTTCTGTTACGACAGAACCTGCGGCTACGGTAACATCTTCTGCCAAAGTTATTGGTGCCACCAGCACGCTGTTGGCACCGATTTTAGTTCGATCGCCTATTTGAGTTTTGTGCTTGTTTTTGCCATCATAATTGGCGGTAATTGTCCCAGCACCGATGTTGACTTTTTCTCCCAAAGTTGCGTCGCCTAAATAAGATAAGTGAGCGACATTAGTTCGATCGCCAATTTGAGCATTTTTCAATTCGACAAAATTGCCGACGCGACAGTTCGCACCTATTTGCGCGTGTCCCCGCAGGTGTGCGTAGGGGCCAATTCGGGAATTTTCAGCCACCATACTATCAGAAATTACTGAATAAAGCACAGTCACATTTTCTGCAATTTGACTGTTTTCAATCAAACTACCGGGCCCGATGCGACTCCCAGAGGCGATCGAAGTTTTCCCCCGCAGATGGGTTTGCGGTTCAATTACCACATCCGGCTGCAACTCTACGGTATCGTCAATCGTGATGCTGTGCGGATCGAGCAGCGTCACGCCCGCCGTCATCCACTTGTCTTTTACCCGCGCTTGCAAAATATCAGAAGCTGTGGCTAAATGTTTGCGATCGTTAATTCCCAAGATTTCTTGATAATCTTCAACATCCACCGCCATGACGGGAGACAGGATACTTACGGTATCAGTTAAGTAATATTCTTTTTGGTCATTGTCTGCTTTCAAATCTGGCAAAATTTTCTCTAAATGCGGCCAGTGAAAACAGTAAACACCTGCATTAATTCGCTGATTTTTCCTTTGAGCTGTTGTGCAGTCGCGGTCTTCGACAATTTGCTGCACTAAGTTTTGACTGTCGGTAAATACTCGCCCATATCCTTGGGGATTCGGCAAATTAGCTGTCAATATAGTAGCAGAGTTTTGGTGCTGTTGGTGAATTGCCATCAATTGTTTGATTGTTTCTGCTCTTAGCAAAGGTACATCGCCATTTAAAACCAGCAAATCTCCTGGAAATCCCTTTAAATGAGGTAACAATTGCTGGATGGCGTGGCCGGTTCCCAATTGTTCAGTTTGTTCGACAAATTCTAGGGGAGGAAATTCGGAACTTTCGGGTATTTCTTGACTTCTCAGGAGGGCTTCTTTAACAAGTTCTCCTCGATAACCGACGATGACAAGCCGCCGGGAAATTTCAATTTCTTGACAACTTTGGAGGACTCGCTCAACTAGGGTTCGCCCGCCCAACTCGTGTAGAACTTTGGGTAAGTCAGATTTCATGCGCGTGCCGCGTCCAGCAGCTAAAATTGCTATTGCTATCATTGTGCGATCGAGCTATTTGCTATAAAAACTAGAATATTGACTAAATGATGATATCACTCGCTGTCTGTCGGTGGTGGTGCGATCGCACAATTTTTTAATCTCCGATCTCAAATCCTGGCGTACAGCGTCTTTTTCGGGCCGGATGTCCGTTTGAGGCGCTACGGTTGTGGTATCTGGAGTTGCGCGCCCGGTATCAAATTTCTGAAGACTGAAGTCCTTACTAAGAACCGAACTCAGGTTCGATCGTTCGGACTTCAGTCCTTCCCCAAGGGACGCGACGGAGACGGAGAGAGATTATTTGCATCTTTGGGGTTGAATTTACCGAGATAGATTATACTATTCGTTGAATTTCAGTTATGGTGTTTTTAACTCAAAAAAACTATTAGTTGCTCATTCCTCCTTCTTCCTTCTTCCTTCTTCCTTCTTCCTTCTTCATCAGGTGTCCAGCTATGACTGAGCTTAATTTTCCGGAACTTGCCAAGCAGGGAAATCCACAGGCGATCGCATCTTGGCTCAACAGCAAGTTACAATCAGAAGGCATCGCAGCCTCCGCGAATCTCGACGGCGACTGTTTGGATGTAATTCTGGAGGCCGAGGAAGTACCGAAAGAAGATAAATTAGTTGATTTTGTCCGCGATGAACTGGCGAATTTGCAGCCGGAGGCGATTCGGAAAGTGAAGGTGCAGGGGCGAGAAAGCGGTGAGATTGCGGCTGCTTGGAGTCAGGAGTTTAGTTTGGAGAGCAGCATTTTGGCACCACAGAGATTTGCAGGAGAATCCGTCTCAAATATTGCGGTTGCTAATGTGGACGATCGCACAGAAACGGAAAGTAATATGGATGAAGAGAAATCGCCAGAATTGGCTGCATTTGAGAAGCGGCTGCGATCGACTTTCATTGTAGTCGGGCTGGTGACGGGTATGTTGGCCCTAGCCGTGGTGGCTTTTGTCAGCAAGATTTTGAACCAGCAGCCAGCAACTGCTCTGAAGAATCCAGATGAAACAGCCAATGTAGCAACTGTAGCGGATACTTTTTTTCGAGATGCAGTTAACAGCGCAGTCAAAGCAGCAGAGTTAGGGCGAGCAGCAAAAACCAAGCAAGATTGGACGATCGTTGCCGATCGCTGGCAAGAAGCAGTATCGTTGATGAGAAGAGTACCCGTGTCTAGCGCCAACCACGAACTAGCTCAGACAAAAGTAATCGAGTATCAGAAATATCTGCTTTACGCTCAAGAATCAGCAGTAAATCCCCCGCCGCCAGAGCCAACTCCTGCAACACCCAAAAAAGCCGAGCCTGAGAAAGCAACTCCCAAGAAAGCTAATTCTGAAAAAGCCGAGCCTGAGAAAGAAACTCCCAAGAAAGCTAATTCTGAAAAAGCCGAACCTGAGAAAGAAACTCCCAAAAAAGCTAATTCTGAAAAAGCCGAACCGGAGAAAGTAACTCCTTCCCGATAGATTAGTCCTAGAAACACCGTTCATAAACCCGGTTTTTACGAACAATTTCGTTACAGCCCACATAAAAGTAATATCATGTCCCGTCGATTAAAATCACAACAAAAACAGTTCGTTCGTAGTGCGGACTTCAGTCCGCTCTTATCCTGCGGACTGAAGTCCGCACTACGAACCTTACTGATTGCGTTCAATCGACCGGACATGATGTCAAACCCCAAAATTAAATAGTTATGACTGACAACAGTTTAATCATTTCGTCTGAATGGTTGGTAGCCAATACCGCAAATCCGCAAGTTGTAATTATTGACTGTCGGTTTTCCCTCGCTGACCCAGAATTGGGAGAAAAACAATATCAAGAAAGTCACATTCCCGGAGCTTTCTATTTAGATTTAAATCGGGATATCGCGAGTGCAGTTGGCGCGCACGGCGGCAGACATCCGCTACCAAACATTGAAGAATTAGCTGATAAATTGAGCGCAATCGGTATTAATTCAGCAGAAACTTTAGTCGTGGCTTATGACGATTCGCGGCTGGCTTTTGCATCTCGTTTGTGGTGGCTGCTGCGATATATGGGACACAGCAAAGTCGCTTTGTTAGACGGCGGTTTCAGCGCGTGGAAAGCGACGGGATATCCGGTAACAAATACTTTGTCAGAACCCCGCGAGGGTAAATTAGTGGTGAAATTGCAGCCTGATATGGCGGTTGATATTGAGGCTGTAAAAGAGCGCAAAGACCTACCGAACACGGTTTTGGTTGATTCGCGAGAAAGCGAGAGATACGAGGGCTTGCGGGAGCCGATCGACCCGATCGCAGGTCACATTCCGGGTGCTGTCAACTACCCTTGGCAAGCGGTGACGGATGAAACTCGAAAAGTGCGATCGACCTCCGAACAAAAACAGCGGTGGGCGGAAGTAGAAACAGCCGAAGAAATCATCGTTTACTGCGGTTCCGGCGTGACAGCTTGCGTAAATTTACTCTCCTTAGAAATCGCCGGAATTCCCGATGCTAAACTCTATGTCGGTAGCTGGAGTGATTGGTGTTCCTATCAATTGTAGGGTGCGTACCAAAGCACCAATAATATCAAATCCCATTGCATCGTCTTGTATTCATCTCTATCTTCTCTCTCTGCGCCCTCTGCGCTCTCTGCGGTTAAATCATTCCGATACAACCGGAAACGATATAAGATTTGGCGGTTGAAACCACATTTATACAACATTTTTTTCAACCCACACCCGGTGAATTTTGTATGTACAGACGCGGTTTCAACCGCCCCGTTTCCTAAAAATCGAAATAAATATAAGGTAAACCGCCATCGGGAGCCAACACCCAAACTGCATACAAACAAATCGGCACTAATACCAATTTTACAGGCCAATTTAACTCCAACTTCAAACCCCGACTCAGCGCATAATTCCCCAGCATTGCGACAGCCACAGCCGCCAACATCCAAGTTAAATGCACTCTTTCCAAACCCAAAGCTTCCACATAAACTTTATTTGCAAACTGTGCGTCAGCAGGGTATCCCCACAAATGCGAAATCGCCCATCCCGAATTCTTTAAATCAGGAAGCCGGAAAAATATCCAACTACCAAAAACCATCGTTTGAGTTAACAGCCAACCGATCGCCATTCCGATCGGATTTTCCCACAAAAACTCGATCCGCAACTTCTTAAAAGTCACATCCGTCACCCGGTGCACCGCCAAAGCCAAACCGTGCAAACCTCCCCACACTACAAATCCCCAAGCCGCCCCGTGCCAAATTCCGGCAATTAACATGACAACAGACAAATTAAGACAAGTGCGCCACAAACCGACGCGCGAACCTCCCAGCGGAAAATACAAATAATTTCGCAGCCAATCCCCCAAAGTCATGTGCCAGCGCCGCCAAAAATCAGCGATGCTGGTACTAAAATAAGGAAAATCAAAATTTGGTGGCAAATACCAACCCAGCAGTAAAGCAGTACCGCGCGCCATGTCAACGTAGCCGCTAAAATCGAGATAAAGTTGCAGCCCGTAAGCAAAAATCGCCAGCCACAAATCCTCGCTTCCCGCGCGCTGCAAGTTGGTAAAGCTTAAATCGACATAAATTCCCAAGTTGTCGGCGAAAAGACCTTTTTTTACTGCACCGAAGGCGATCGTCCAAAGTGCCTCAGAAATGCGATCGGGCGTCGGAAAATTCTGGGATTTGAGTTGATAAATCAAGTTGTGATAGCGAGTAATCGGGCCAGAAATCAGTTTCGCAAAAAACAACTTGTAAGCAGCAAAGTGCAGCAGCGAAGTAGCCGCCGGCGCCCCTCGGTACACGTCAATCAAATAAGCAATGCACTCAAAGCAAAAGAAACTCAATCCCAAGGGTGCAACTACGTGAGTTTTCACCCAGTTAGCGCTGTCGAGAGCAACTGGCCAATTTAACAAAGTGCCGATCGAATTCAAGAAAAAAGGCACATATTTAAAACCCAGCAGCAGCAACACATTCAGCCCAATTCCCAGCCACAGCAGCAACCAACGGCGCCGATTCCAAGATTCATTAGCAATCCGCCAATCCAGAGGTTCCCCGATCGCCATCGCCAAGCAATAATTAAACACTACACCTACTAACAGCAGAGGAATGTACCAAATTTGCAGCGAAGCATAAAAAATCAGACTTCCCGCCAGCATGACAAATAGCCGCCACCACCGCAGGGGAACCAACCAGTAAGCCGCAAACAAAACTAATAGAAACAGGGCATATTGAAGGGAGATGAAAGTCATGCAATTTTGGATTTTAGATTTTAGATTTTAGATTTTAGATGTTACAAAACTCATGGGATTTTAGATTTAAGATTTAAGATTTTACAAAAGTCATCCGATTTTAGATTTTCGATTGCAGTATTTGTAGGGTGCGTCGCCTTCGACAAGCCCTTGCATAAAAATTGACTTTTCCAGTAGCGACGCACCTTAGCCCTTGCTAAAAACTTTGCTACTACATAATTATTGGGTTTGTTTGCACTC
This sequence is a window from Microcoleus sp. bin38.metabat.b11b12b14.051. Protein-coding genes within it:
- a CDS encoding sulfurtransferase; the encoded protein is MTDNSLIISSEWLVANTANPQVVIIDCRFSLADPELGEKQYQESHIPGAFYLDLNRDIASAVGAHGGRHPLPNIEELADKLSAIGINSAETLVVAYDDSRLAFASRLWWLLRYMGHSKVALLDGGFSAWKATGYPVTNTLSEPREGKLVVKLQPDMAVDIEAVKERKDLPNTVLVDSRESERYEGLREPIDPIAGHIPGAVNYPWQAVTDETRKVRSTSEQKQRWAEVETAEEIIVYCGSGVTACVNLLSLEIAGIPDAKLYVGSWSDWCSYQL
- the glmU gene encoding bifunctional UDP-N-acetylglucosamine diphosphorylase/glucosamine-1-phosphate N-acetyltransferase GlmU — its product is MIAIAILAAGRGTRMKSDLPKVLHELGGRTLVERVLQSCQEIEISRRLVIVGYRGELVKEALLRSQEIPESSEFPPLEFVEQTEQLGTGHAIQQLLPHLKGFPGDLLVLNGDVPLLRAETIKQLMAIHQQHQNSATILTANLPNPQGYGRVFTDSQNLVQQIVEDRDCTTAQRKNQRINAGVYCFHWPHLEKILPDLKADNDQKEYYLTDTVSILSPVMAVDVEDYQEILGINDRKHLATASDILQARVKDKWMTAGVTLLDPHSITIDDTVELQPDVVIEPQTHLRGKTSIASGSRIGPGSLIENSQIAENVTVLYSVISDSMVAENSRIGPYAHLRGHAQIGANCRVGNFVELKNAQIGDRTNVAHLSYLGDATLGEKVNIGAGTITANYDGKNKHKTQIGDRTKIGANSVLVAPITLAEDVTVAAGSVVTEDVPNDSLVIARSRQVVKPGWKLKD
- a CDS encoding MBOAT family protein; amino-acid sequence: MTFISLQYALFLLVLFAAYWLVPLRWWRLFVMLAGSLIFYASLQIWYIPLLLVGVVFNYCLAMAIGEPLDWRIANESWNRRRWLLLWLGIGLNVLLLLGFKYVPFFLNSIGTLLNWPVALDSANWVKTHVVAPLGLSFFCFECIAYLIDVYRGAPAATSLLHFAAYKLFFAKLISGPITRYHNLIYQLKSQNFPTPDRISEALWTIAFGAVKKGLFADNLGIYVDLSFTNLQRAGSEDLWLAIFAYGLQLYLDFSGYVDMARGTALLLGWYLPPNFDFPYFSTSIADFWRRWHMTLGDWLRNYLYFPLGGSRVGLWRTCLNLSVVMLIAGIWHGAAWGFVVWGGLHGLALAVHRVTDVTFKKLRIEFLWENPIGMAIGWLLTQTMVFGSWIFFRLPDLKNSGWAISHLWGYPADAQFANKVYVEALGLERVHLTWMLAAVAVAMLGNYALSRGLKLELNWPVKLVLVPICLYAVWVLAPDGGLPYIYFDF